A region of Vibrio chagasii DNA encodes the following proteins:
- a CDS encoding amino acid ABC transporter ATP-binding protein gives MTQQLNPESQELMIELKDMNKWYGEFHVLKNINLEVKKGEKIVICGPSGSGKSTMIRCINRLEEHQKGHIFVSGNELTEDLKNIEAVRRDVGMCFQHFNLFPHLTVLENCTLAPIWVKKMPKEEAEAIAMKYLERVKIPEQADKFPGQLSGGQQQRVAIARSLCMNPQVMLFDEPTSALDPEMVREVLDVMVELAEEGMTMLCVTHEMGFAKEVADRVIFMDAGEIIEENNPVDFFENPQSDRTQNFLSQILHH, from the coding sequence ATGACGCAACAACTAAACCCAGAATCGCAAGAGTTAATGATTGAACTTAAAGACATGAACAAGTGGTACGGTGAGTTCCACGTTCTTAAGAACATCAACTTAGAAGTTAAAAAAGGCGAAAAAATCGTTATCTGTGGCCCTTCTGGCTCAGGCAAATCAACGATGATTCGCTGTATCAACCGATTAGAAGAACACCAAAAAGGACACATCTTTGTGTCTGGCAATGAGCTGACTGAAGATCTAAAAAACATCGAAGCCGTTCGTCGTGACGTTGGCATGTGTTTCCAGCACTTCAATCTATTTCCACACCTTACGGTACTAGAGAACTGCACCCTAGCCCCTATCTGGGTGAAAAAGATGCCGAAAGAAGAAGCTGAAGCCATTGCGATGAAATACCTAGAACGTGTAAAGATACCAGAGCAAGCAGACAAGTTCCCAGGTCAGCTTTCTGGTGGTCAGCAACAGCGTGTAGCGATTGCACGTTCTCTATGTATGAACCCACAAGTAATGCTGTTTGATGAACCAACATCAGCGCTCGATCCAGAAATGGTTCGTGAAGTTCTAGATGTTATGGTTGAGCTGGCAGAAGAAGGCATGACCATGCTTTGTGTAACGCACGAGATGGGTTTTGCTAAGGAGGTTGCCGATAGAGTTATCTTCATGGATGCCGGGGAAATCATAGAAGAGAACAACCCTGTCGACTTCTTTGAAAATCCGCAGTCAGACAGAACGCAAAACTTCTTAAGTCAAATCTTACACCATTAA
- a CDS encoding TusE/DsrC/DsvC family sulfur relay protein, with the protein MFEYNGKQIETDAQGYLLDYTQWEEGMIEILAQDEAIELTEAHLEVVHFVRSFYEEFNTSPAVRMLVKAMEKAHGPEKGNSKYLFKLFKKGPAKQATKLAGLPKPAKCL; encoded by the coding sequence ATGTTTGAATATAACGGCAAGCAAATCGAAACCGACGCTCAAGGCTACCTATTGGATTACACACAATGGGAAGAAGGTATGATTGAAATTCTTGCACAAGACGAAGCCATTGAGCTTACGGAAGCACACCTAGAAGTCGTGCATTTTGTAAGGAGCTTTTACGAAGAGTTCAACACATCCCCTGCGGTTCGCATGCTTGTTAAAGCGATGGAAAAAGCCCACGGTCCTGAAAAAGGCAACAGTAAATACCTGTTCAAATTATTCAAAAAAGGCCCAGCGAAACAAGCGACTAAACTTGCAGGCTTACCTAAGCCAGCAAAGTGTCTGTAA
- a CDS encoding class I SAM-dependent methyltransferase, giving the protein MTPSIHLAKGRDKSLRRKHPWVFSRGIDKVEGEPKQGETVDVYAHNGQWLAKAAYSPSSQIRARVWTFEKEEINKAFFVKRIQDAQSLREDIIERDGLTGYRLTAAESDGLPGITIDKYQDYLVCQLLSAGAEFNKSVLVEALIECFPDCNIYERSDVAVRKKEGLEQVVGVLHGKEPPKSIVIEENGVKISVNIMEGHKTGFYMDQRDSRKESMKYVKGKDVLNCFSYTGGFGLYALKGDAKRVINADVSQLALDTAKFNAELNEFDISKKRAVFLNADVFKLLREYRDQGTKFDVVIMDPPKFVSSKNNLTSGANGYKDVNMLAMQILKPGGTLLTYSCSGLMGTDLFQKIIADAAIDAGRTVKFVERFEQAADHLTDTAYPEGFYLKGFACKVL; this is encoded by the coding sequence ATGACTCCTTCTATTCATCTAGCGAAAGGCCGTGACAAATCATTACGCCGTAAACACCCATGGGTATTTTCACGCGGTATCGATAAAGTCGAGGGCGAGCCAAAACAGGGTGAAACGGTAGACGTATATGCTCACAATGGTCAGTGGTTAGCGAAGGCTGCTTACTCACCATCTTCTCAAATTCGAGCACGTGTTTGGACATTTGAAAAAGAAGAAATCAACAAAGCGTTCTTCGTAAAACGAATTCAAGACGCACAATCATTACGTGAAGACATCATTGAACGTGATGGCCTAACGGGTTACCGCCTGACCGCTGCGGAATCAGACGGCTTACCAGGTATCACCATCGATAAGTATCAAGACTACTTGGTTTGCCAACTTCTCAGCGCAGGTGCTGAATTCAACAAAAGCGTATTGGTAGAAGCTCTAATCGAATGCTTCCCAGACTGCAACATTTACGAGCGCTCTGATGTGGCGGTTCGTAAGAAAGAAGGCTTAGAACAGGTAGTTGGCGTTCTTCACGGTAAAGAGCCACCAAAATCTATCGTCATTGAAGAGAATGGCGTTAAGATCAGCGTAAATATCATGGAAGGCCACAAAACAGGCTTCTACATGGACCAGCGCGACAGCCGTAAAGAGTCTATGAAATACGTAAAAGGCAAAGATGTCCTTAACTGTTTCTCATACACTGGCGGTTTTGGCCTTTACGCACTTAAAGGCGACGCCAAGCGTGTTATCAACGCTGACGTATCTCAACTCGCACTTGATACAGCGAAATTCAATGCTGAACTTAACGAGTTTGATATTTCCAAGAAGCGTGCCGTGTTCCTTAATGCCGACGTTTTCAAGCTACTGCGTGAGTACCGTGACCAAGGTACTAAATTTGACGTTGTTATCATGGACCCACCAAAGTTTGTTTCAAGTAAGAACAACCTAACGTCAGGTGCAAACGGCTATAAAGATGTAAACATGCTAGCGATGCAGATCCTAAAACCAGGCGGCACGCTACTCACCTACTCTTGCTCTGGCTTAATGGGTACAGACCTATTCCAAAAAATCATCGCAGACGCAGCGATTGATGCAGGCAGAACCGTTAAGTTCGTCGAGCGCTTCGAGCAAGCAGCTGACCATCTAACAGACACGGCCTACCCAGAAGGTTTCTACCTAAAAGGTTTTGCTTGTAAGGTGCTTTAA
- a CDS encoding Bax inhibitor-1/YccA family protein: MNSPMFSRTASQESALQTNKVLRNTYALLSMTLLWSAVVAGVSMAMNLPRPGLIMMLVGFYGLLFLTEKNRDNSMGLVFTFLFTGFLGYTIGPILNMYVGAGMGDVILTALGGTALAFMGASAYALTTKRDLSFLNGMLLAGFVVLLVGMVANIFLQMPILSLAMSGMFILFSTGVILLTTQNIIRGGETNYISATVSLYVSIYNIFISLLSILGIMGSDD, encoded by the coding sequence ATGAACAGCCCTATGTTTTCACGCACAGCATCTCAAGAAAGTGCTCTGCAAACCAATAAAGTGTTGCGTAATACCTACGCACTACTGTCTATGACACTACTTTGGTCTGCTGTTGTAGCAGGCGTATCTATGGCGATGAACCTTCCTCGTCCTGGTCTTATCATGATGCTAGTTGGTTTCTACGGCCTACTTTTCCTAACAGAAAAGAACCGTGACAACAGCATGGGTCTAGTCTTTACGTTCCTGTTTACAGGTTTCCTAGGCTACACCATCGGTCCAATCTTAAACATGTACGTTGGCGCAGGCATGGGTGATGTTATCCTAACTGCTCTAGGCGGCACGGCATTAGCATTCATGGGTGCATCGGCTTACGCTCTTACTACTAAGCGTGACCTATCTTTCCTAAACGGTATGCTGCTAGCAGGTTTCGTCGTGCTACTTGTAGGTATGGTTGCAAATATCTTCCTACAAATGCCAATTCTGTCATTAGCAATGAGCGGTATGTTCATCCTGTTCTCGACTGGTGTTATTTTGCTAACAACGCAAAACATCATCCGTGGCGGTGAAACTAACTACATCTCAGCGACAGTTAGCCTATACGTATCGATCTACAACATCTTCATCAGCCTACTAAGCATCCTAGGCATCATGGGCAGCGACGACTAA
- a CDS encoding methyl-accepting chemotaxis protein — MKEIPFRWIDKYLIHLKIQEKFYLLFLLPLLALVILTLVLDSAADSLLAHLYQEELLLMKGLIEAGQLTKEQVAQLVNSSETISLGYGVGSVSVMNGAFSLVANHDQNLWSALSATQISIIAVTLTLIALGVYYIMTFIGGAMFSMNKALSTLANGDLTCRMNYFPVRDEFSEIAITIDKVAEREQNMVLSIQESVALMQQISSDLNQSTQQSSDISGNQQEHLNSLASATEQMAATIREVATLAHASSSQTMDARGVAQSGQVKVSNTLESISNLSQEIQSASQAVEELDANAAQIDEVVTTINGISEQTNLLALNAAIEAARAGEQGRGFAVVADEVRALAGRTQQATVEIQSMIESLQRNSQSLTKLMEVTVNNANEGQTLMSEVNVEIGSLAEKNQSISDSSTQIATAAEEQGVVADNIAQSVEEIRHQSDSICEMISKSNSNVDQLRKQSDTMEGLLTGLKA, encoded by the coding sequence ATGAAAGAAATCCCATTTCGTTGGATTGATAAATATCTCATTCACCTAAAAATCCAAGAAAAGTTCTATCTCCTCTTTTTATTACCTCTTCTCGCTCTTGTTATATTAACTCTCGTTTTAGATAGTGCAGCGGATTCATTACTGGCCCACCTTTATCAAGAAGAATTACTCTTAATGAAGGGGCTTATCGAAGCTGGTCAACTCACCAAGGAACAAGTTGCTCAACTGGTTAATAGCTCCGAAACTATCTCCCTTGGTTATGGCGTAGGCTCTGTTTCAGTTATGAATGGTGCATTTAGCTTGGTTGCTAACCACGACCAAAACCTATGGTCTGCGCTCTCAGCGACACAGATATCGATCATTGCGGTAACTCTAACTTTGATTGCACTTGGTGTTTACTACATCATGACTTTCATTGGCGGAGCAATGTTCTCTATGAACAAAGCACTGAGCACACTCGCGAATGGTGACCTAACTTGTCGTATGAACTATTTCCCTGTCCGTGATGAGTTTAGCGAAATCGCAATTACTATCGACAAAGTTGCGGAACGTGAGCAAAACATGGTGCTTTCGATTCAAGAGTCTGTAGCGCTCATGCAGCAAATCAGTTCTGACCTAAATCAGTCGACACAACAAAGCTCAGATATTTCAGGCAATCAGCAAGAACACTTGAACAGCTTAGCAAGCGCTACAGAGCAAATGGCTGCGACAATTCGTGAGGTAGCAACCCTAGCTCACGCATCGAGTTCACAAACTATGGATGCTCGTGGTGTTGCACAAAGTGGCCAAGTTAAGGTTTCAAACACGCTGGAATCTATCTCTAACCTATCTCAAGAGATTCAATCTGCATCACAAGCCGTTGAAGAGCTGGACGCAAACGCAGCGCAAATTGATGAAGTCGTGACAACCATCAATGGTATTTCAGAGCAGACCAACCTACTTGCATTAAACGCCGCTATCGAGGCTGCTCGTGCGGGTGAACAAGGCCGCGGTTTTGCGGTTGTTGCCGATGAAGTTCGTGCACTTGCCGGTCGAACTCAACAAGCAACGGTTGAGATCCAAAGCATGATTGAATCATTACAACGTAACAGTCAGTCGTTGACAAAGCTGATGGAAGTGACGGTTAACAACGCAAATGAAGGACAAACATTGATGTCTGAAGTGAATGTTGAGATCGGTTCGCTCGCTGAAAAGAATCAATCAATTTCTGATAGCAGTACTCAAATCGCGACGGCAGCTGAAGAGCAAGGTGTTGTTGCTGATAACATTGCACAGAGCGTCGAAGAGATTCGTCACCAATCTGATAGCATCTGTGAAATGATCAGCAAGAGTAATTCTAATGTTGACCAGCTTCGTAAGCAAAGTGACACGATGGAAGGGTTATTGACAGGCCTTAAGGCATAA
- the yccX gene encoding acylphosphatase, giving the protein MKNSQSIFVVSGVVQCVGFRYYTSRQAQKLAISGYAKNLNDGRVEVLAVGESGQVDKLYQWLQVGPASASVDSVVKQRLGEDEKRNVRIGEFQIL; this is encoded by the coding sequence ATGAAAAATTCACAATCTATATTTGTCGTATCAGGCGTAGTTCAGTGTGTCGGCTTTCGATATTACACCAGTCGACAAGCTCAGAAGTTAGCCATTTCAGGGTACGCTAAGAACCTAAATGATGGTCGAGTTGAAGTGTTGGCTGTTGGCGAAAGTGGCCAGGTAGACAAGCTATACCAATGGTTGCAAGTAGGTCCTGCCAGCGCATCGGTAGACAGTGTGGTTAAGCAAAGGTTGGGAGAAGATGAAAAGCGCAATGTGCGTATCGGGGAGTTTCAAATACTGTAG